The sequence CAAACTTCTTAACTCCCAACCCGTTCCACTGCAGAAACCATCCCTAATGATTGGCACTTGCTTCATGATACAGCCTCATTAGAATCACGATGGCTGTGATACCAAAGGAGCTACCCTACCACAACGTATCACATCTGGACTCAGGCAAGGAGTTTCAAAATTTCTGGTTATCAGCTCTGACACCACTAGAAACTGCAGCTGGTAGACACAGCCTTTGCTTGGCACACGTGCACTCATCAGCTCTGTACTGGACCACGTGTGCCAGGATCACACGCCACTCGCCTTTCTGATGCTCTTACAGACCTCCAACCCCAGATGATGTCTAGGCTGTGGAGCCAAAACtggagacattttctttcttctataaTGCAGCCTACTTCTTTAGGCCAGACCCCCAGACAGTTGTGTGTCACAGTCAGACCCAAACTTCAGAATCTTTACAGTTCTGCGCAAGTAGCAGCATTAACTCAATTTTATTTAACGGGGCCACCTTCGTGACAGCCTTAGAAAGGGACACAGGCCTCAGAGGTGTCTATCAACCCACCCTGACAGCAGGAGAGTTGCTGCTCTAGTCTTTCAGCTCAAGAAGCTTTCATGAAGGTGCTGGCAATTGGGGGTGGTCCACAGAGCCCTGAACACACTTCCACCCTATGAAGTAAATCTCTGTAGTTCTTGGCGAACAGCTGTCTCAGCTCTCCCAAACTAGAGTTAATTTGGAAGTGCAAGTGGTTATTAAGCTCACCCTACTGGTCATAAAGATGCTCTGGCTTTCTTGTCATTTAACAGCAACGCATTTATTACTTGCAAATACCACACTAAAAAATTGTAAACCTTAAATAACAAGCACAGAAGTTTTTCCAATCAAAAAATTTATTGTTATTCTTGGCAAGTTAATCTCAGTTTATGATCTGGGTCTCTCTTTCTTGCCCTTGTACAAGGCCAAAAGAGAAACGTTGGCTACTTTGACAACCTTGAAGCGAACTCCAGGAATGTCACCAACAGCATGACCCTTCCGACCGAAACCAGCAACCAGCACTTCATCGTTTTCCTGCAATGAAAAACCATGAAGTTACAAAGCTATAAACACTAAGCCTGCACATGCTTCTGAGCTAACGTGCATTAAGTTTCAGCCACAGCAAAGACTCTGTAAGTAAAGGCTGGAAATACTGATGGGTATTGATTAGTATACAGACTATTACCACCTTCAGTGTTTCGAGAGGAAATTTAAGTCAAGACTTCATTTAGCTTGCAGCAAGAGTGCCGAGAACTGGCTTTGCTAACAGATTAGCAAAGTAGATCGCAGactggaaatagaaaaacatcTCTGGTGTTTGTCTCCCTCCGCAGCTACATTAATATAGTTCAGAATGACATGAATCCTTGCCTAACCATCCCCTACATCTGTCAATTATGTGCTTCTTTACTTTGATACACAACTTTACAGGTTAGATTCTTGAGACCTGCTCACCTCAATGAAGTTCAGGCAACCATCATTAGGAACGAaggctgttatttttttgccattctTGATCAGTTGGACTCTTACGCATTTCCTGATGGCAGAGTTGGGCTGTTTAGCTTCTACTCCACTAAAATGGAAGcacatgaaaatacattaaaattgaTGACCATCAGATACATGTTATATCACGAAATTGATGTTATTGCTTTGTATTAAGTTCAAGCtgcatttcagagcaaaaagcttttaatgATCTGCGCAGAGGTGTAAAATACCTAAAAGCTTAATTAGCTCCTAACTTGAGCAAAATCTCAATCTCCTAGAAgtaccaacaaaaaaaatctggaaagagAAAGACCTTTTAGTCCTGGCAGTGTCCTAAGAAAGCTTACaagttaataaagaaaaaatatcctgaaaacAAGTGATGTTTGCGGCCTGCTGACCGTATCAAACAAGACACACATATACAATTCCCCTCttgtcaaaagaagaaaaacaaatcaagaaaactctaaaataatctttttagtTGATAAATAGAGTTATTCTCCCTGTTGTATATAAgcagaatataataaaaaattgacAGGTGTAcgagaaaagtatttttagcaCCGATTATCactcagaaaaatgaagcacGTTCTCAACATGGTGCATAGAAGCAATAAACTGAAACTTGGCGTCCCAACGACAGCAAAAGCctgtaaaatataataaatgcaGTAAGTGGGAgccggttccccccccccccaaacacccaCACTTTCTCCAGGACGATGCCCTTGGCGTGCGAGGCGCCGCCGAAGGGGTTGGCCTTCAGCGCCGTGCCCAGGTGCGCCTTCTTGTACTGCTTGTCGTGCCACTTCTGGTCGCGGCGGTGGCTGCGCAGCTTCCTGGCGGTGCGGAGCCCGCGGCACTTCCCTGCGGAACAAAACCAGAGAGGGctgaggggggcggcggggccgcgccgctcCTGGCCCCACGCGCCATGAAATGGCGGCGCAGCCGCTCGACCCCGGCGGCTCCGCGGCGGCCCGCAGCCGGCTGCGAGAACGCGGGGCGGCGCAGGGGGGACCCCTCAggcttcccccttcctcccccggCCGCCGCTGTCGCCTCATCCcgacccccccccagcccctcgcggcccgcgccggccccgccgcgctcaCCCATCCTTCCTCCGCCGCTGCCAAGCGCAAAAGGAAGCGGctgccccgcgccgcgccgcctaCACCCGCCCGGCAGGCCCCCGCGGGCTGCCCGCGCCGCGCCTGACTGCGGGGCCGGCAACTGCCGCCCGGCACCGCTGGGGCGGCCGCGTGTGGGGGCCTGACGGGGAGAGAGGCGGGCTGCCCCCGTCTGGCGGCGCCGCGTAATGGCGGcgtggggggaggaggggtggggggtAGAGTTGTGCAAACGAGCGGTTTTAACGTAAAAATGGTCAAAATGTGGCCTTGTGCATGCACCTGCCGCTTCTTCAGGCATCCCGCTGCCCAAATTTAAAGCCCCCAAACGTCCCAGTTGGGGATCGCTGCGAACGGGCTGTCGTTACACCCAAGTGTTCTCCACTAACACAACCCGTGTTTACaactaaaatagaaaatgtctgttttccGCGTCCTTTCACATTCAATCTGCACAGAATGTAAAAAGTGCAACAAAAACCTGCAATGGTTTTCCTTGTACTTTTACATTCAATctgcacagatttttaaaaattaaaagcaaaaaaatactgcaatggTTTCAGGGGCAAACAGgctaccattaaaaaaaaaaaaaaaaaaaaggcaacaaccTTTAGAAAATGCAGTTCTGGTTTGGAAAATGCAGCCCAGATTTTGTAACTGTaagaatggagaaataaaagttGCAAAAATGTTACAAGCTTGCTTTACAATCCTAAAAGTATTAGGAGTGTTAATATGTAAAAGCTGACTAGGAAGGAAATTGATGAATAAATAGAATGAATGTATGCAAACAAACTGGCACTTGGTGTACAAATATTCACTAACATGTTAAGAACTATGAAAGATGCAATTTAAGATGATGACACCatgtattttcccctttctttttaaacttctgtaGACTTTGCGATAGTTAGGACAATTTTTGGTCATTTGGCCATATGTCTTCaaattttgcttgtttgatCCAAACCAAAAAATAAGTGCTCGGGTTTACTTTGTGTCATCTGTAGCAAAAATGTTCATGCAGGTGTGGTTAGTAATATGCAGAgcatatatttgtatataaaaagcATTCATTGTGATACAGGCATTCAAAAATGACCAAGTTACAGTGTCCATTAGTATACTGGCTTGCGCAAAGGGAATTTATGATCTTGGTCTCTCCTCGCTTAGGATCTTGGTCTCTCCTTCTTGCCCTCACACAAGTCCAATGGGATGCTCTGACAGCGGTGAAGTGAGCTCCAGGAGTGCCACCAAAACGTGACCATCGGTCTGCAGCCGGCAGCCAGTGCTCCATCATTTTCCGAGCACGAAACAGTCGCCAGCTTGCTGAAAACTGCTGTCGGGTTTCAGGGAGACAGCAATGAGGCTAAAGGTGACTACACCCCCAGTCTGCCGTGCTGTTAGCATCCACATGGTTTGGGTCAGGATCTGCTCCAACACCGCAGGCTTGCCGTTTCACACACCTCTCTGAGGCTCGGAGCTCCAGCACCGACCTGTTCTCCAGAGATGTTCCTGGCGAGCTCATGGGGGTCAGGTGGGAGACTACAACTCTTGTTGTCCCCCGCGCCAGTGCTGCTAGTTTGGGCCCGGAGGGCTGCAGCCCAACAGCTTGTGGCTCTGCCACATCACTGGCAACAAGTTCACAAACTATTGCCAGGCGTAAAACGAACAAAACAGACGTGCCAGTTGCCACTGTGACAttgctgggggagcaggggagtGCAAATTTTGGGACCTCCCTCACCGTGATATATCAGCATTGTAACAGGCTGAGCTTTTTTGTCACTCTCAACAGGTCTGCCAGTCTCCATCCCCAGGGACCAACTGCAGGAGGCGCACAGCTATTTGAGATTTCTTGGGGTAGGGTGGGATCCTTTGAAGGGTGATAGGAGTAGAAAGCAGGCAAGAAGAGGTCTGTGTGGTAACATGATTCATTTTTCCAGCATTTGTATATGAAGGCTGAGAAGCCTGTGGGCAAATTAGTTGGCCAGAGAGGTTATTCTGATGGATCTGAGATAAGCTTTTTCTACATATTAAGACTAGTTTTATGTTCATACTTATGCTGCATTTCAGGGGTCAGTCTGTTGTGACTATACTTGAGACAGAGATTAGGATTTCATGTCTTAAAGTAAAAAAACTGGTATGATGTGGTAAGTGCCTATATCTCGTACAGTGGCTTATACCTCATGCTTTGTTTGAGGCATATTACCGTAAAAAGCTGCTCTGTTCATGTTGACCTAATATGTCATCTGAAGGTAAACTGTGTTGAAAATAACTTGTGTCATTGTCAGCCTGAGGAGATGCTCTCCAAAGAGATAAATTATCCTTGTTTAAAATTATGTCTGTGGTCTCATTCATTGCATGCAAACTCAGTGCGTACATCATCATTGCAGCATCAGGCAGAGCACATGTCATCTCCAGGCCTCCATCAACATTTATGTAATCA comes from Cygnus atratus isolate AKBS03 ecotype Queensland, Australia chromosome Z, CAtr_DNAZoo_HiC_assembly, whole genome shotgun sequence and encodes:
- the RPS23 gene encoding 40S ribosomal protein S23; this translates as MGKCRGLRTARKLRSHRRDQKWHDKQYKKAHLGTALKANPFGGASHAKGIVLEKVGVEAKQPNSAIRKCVRVQLIKNGKKITAFVPNDGCLNFIEENDEVLVAGFGRKGHAVGDIPGVRFKVVKVANVSLLALYKGKKERPRS